CGGCTTTAATTCCATAGCGGTCGGTGGCTTGCTTATCTTTAAAAACCTGTACATTATCTATATTAGCAGGTGGCAGCCTTTTCATTGACTCAATATCTATCTCAACGCTGTCAAGCAATATCAGGGGCTGTGTGTTCGTCGCAGTATCTGCTGCCCGTAATTCGGTATTCTGTGTGCTGATAAATACAACTCCATTACGTCCAGCCTCACCATATTTAACTGGAAAATTGTTGTCCTTAATTACCCACATGCCTTTAATGTCTGATAAGCCTAATTGCTTAACCTTTGCAGGCGTAGTAATTTTGCCATCAAGAATAGCCAATGGCTCCCGGTCATTTTTAGCAGGCATTGAGTCGCTTTGGGCTATTGCCTCAACCGCAAAAACCATCAC
This Mucilaginibacter defluvii DNA region includes the following protein-coding sequences:
- a CDS encoding TonB-dependent receptor plug domain-containing protein, which gives rise to MTRIFYIVFTLVMVFAVEAIAQSDSMPAKNDREPLAILDGKITTPAKVKQLGLSDIKGMWVIKDNNFPVKYGEAGRNGVVFISTQNTELRAADTATNTQPLILLDSVEIDIESMKRLPPANIDNVQVFKDKQATDRYGIKAAKGLVLVTSKKPVRLVSFATVGPNNPLLLIDGVEKDIKELENIKPESIEKLQVLKDVGATALYGIKGAHGVILVTTKNNKKTKK